A genomic segment from Pollutimonas thiosulfatoxidans encodes:
- a CDS encoding tetratricopeptide repeat protein: MIHDKQGNTLSGATREAADYFDNAVASFNIYRGDPVAEIDKAIHAAPDFPMAHMLKAHLFALATEPDLTAAAAGILRQVKALRLSEREASHAHALDLLLAGQWTAAAQALDLHNSRYPLDILALQSGHIIDFYRASARDLRDRPARVLPQWSTDVPGYSIVLGMYAFGLEEAGDYARAEDIGRHAVALQPLDCWAHHAVAHVLEMQGRAQEGIAWMQQNEANWSGSDNFFQGHNWWHYAVYLIEMEDGAQALRLYDERIAANNSMVALDLVDASAMLWRLTLAGIDVQDRWASVADRWQAHADGRSYPFNDWHAIMANLGAGRGDEVDRILHLLRQAGAGGSGEPQEWTRRYGLPLSEGFVAFWRKDYATAVQRLRGARLIANAFGGSHAQRDIIDLTLIEAALRGGDRYFARALAYERCALKPGARMNRDFLIRGESESPLCAVG, encoded by the coding sequence ATGATTCATGACAAGCAGGGCAATACCCTTTCCGGTGCGACGAGAGAGGCGGCTGATTACTTCGATAACGCTGTTGCATCGTTCAATATTTATCGTGGCGACCCGGTTGCCGAGATAGACAAGGCCATTCATGCCGCGCCTGATTTCCCGATGGCGCATATGCTGAAAGCGCATCTGTTCGCTTTGGCCACCGAGCCCGACCTGACGGCGGCCGCTGCGGGTATCCTGCGCCAGGTAAAAGCCCTGCGCCTTTCCGAGCGCGAGGCATCGCATGCCCATGCGCTGGATCTGTTGCTGGCAGGGCAATGGACCGCTGCGGCTCAAGCGCTGGACCTGCATAACAGTCGATATCCGTTGGATATCCTGGCCTTGCAGTCGGGCCACATCATTGATTTCTATCGCGCCAGCGCGCGCGACTTGCGCGACCGCCCGGCGCGGGTGCTGCCACAGTGGTCAACCGACGTACCGGGGTATTCGATCGTACTGGGCATGTACGCGTTTGGCCTCGAAGAGGCGGGCGACTATGCGCGCGCCGAAGATATCGGCCGCCATGCCGTGGCGCTGCAGCCCCTGGATTGCTGGGCTCATCATGCTGTTGCCCACGTGCTGGAGATGCAAGGGCGTGCGCAGGAAGGCATAGCGTGGATGCAGCAGAACGAGGCCAACTGGTCCGGCAGCGACAATTTCTTTCAGGGGCACAACTGGTGGCATTACGCCGTGTACTTGATAGAGATGGAAGACGGTGCCCAGGCCCTGCGGCTTTACGATGAGCGTATCGCCGCGAACAACAGCATGGTCGCGCTGGATCTGGTCGATGCATCAGCCATGCTTTGGCGGCTTACGCTGGCCGGTATCGACGTTCAGGATCGGTGGGCCTCGGTGGCAGATCGGTGGCAAGCGCATGCGGATGGCCGCTCTTACCCTTTCAATGACTGGCACGCGATCATGGCGAATCTGGGCGCCGGGCGCGGAGACGAGGTCGATCGAATCTTGCATTTGTTGCGTCAGGCCGGCGCGGGTGGTAGCGGCGAGCCTCAGGAATGGACGCGGCGCTATGGCCTGCCGCTGTCTGAAGGCTTTGTTGCATTCTGGCGCAAGGATTACGCGACCGCGGTGCAGCGGCTGCGCGGCGCCCGCTTGATTGCCAACGCATTTGGCGGCAGTCATGCCCAGCGCGACATCATAGACCTGACTCTGATCGAGGCCGCGTTGCGAGGTGGCGACCGGTACTTCGCACGGGCCCTGGCTTATGAGCGCTGCGCCCTGAAGCCAGGCGCACGCATGAATCGTGACTTCCTGATTCGCGGCGAAAGCGAGTCGCCCTTGTGCGCGGTGGGGTAA
- a CDS encoding MFS transporter has translation MATGLGIEESQVGFLVGVYALASAVCAIPLISLTLAVNRKTLLLVLLIGFAISNIVVGLASSYSVIVAMRIVGGICAGIMWPMIAAYGTALVPEDMQGKAITIIMAGNTFGISLGLPFMTFIGTELGWRTEFVSLGVIVAVIALLSAKYLPSVKGEKLTGSNSPFAVLKIPAVLIVLLLTFLSVMAHYGTYTYITLLVQSLDFFGGISVALLIFGIGSVISVLLSARIIDTYLRGLIVSMLTCGAVAMLLFVFFGGANGVSHLAFFLWGLAFGPLVTMYQTAVSKQVAHAKAVATSVQSSVFNLSIMMATWIGGLILVHLPQVGVSGIVYLSIICFVPAMIIAFLARRTLAS, from the coding sequence ATGGCCACCGGCCTTGGCATCGAAGAAAGCCAAGTGGGATTTTTGGTGGGCGTCTATGCACTGGCCTCGGCGGTTTGCGCTATTCCGCTAATCAGCCTGACCCTGGCAGTCAACCGGAAAACGCTATTGCTGGTTTTGCTGATTGGCTTTGCAATTTCCAACATCGTTGTGGGCCTGGCCTCTTCTTATTCCGTCATCGTCGCTATGCGCATTGTTGGTGGCATTTGCGCCGGCATCATGTGGCCCATGATCGCCGCCTACGGCACGGCGCTGGTTCCCGAGGACATGCAAGGCAAAGCGATCACCATCATCATGGCCGGTAATACTTTCGGGATCAGCCTGGGTTTGCCGTTCATGACCTTCATCGGGACGGAGCTTGGATGGCGGACGGAATTCGTTTCCCTTGGCGTCATCGTTGCGGTCATTGCTCTACTGTCGGCCAAGTATCTCCCCTCAGTAAAGGGAGAAAAACTCACTGGAAGCAATTCGCCCTTTGCGGTGCTGAAGATCCCGGCGGTCCTGATCGTCTTGCTGCTGACTTTTCTTTCCGTGATGGCACACTACGGGACCTATACCTACATCACCTTGCTGGTCCAAAGCCTCGACTTTTTCGGCGGCATCAGTGTGGCACTACTCATCTTCGGTATTGGTTCTGTCATTTCAGTATTGTTGTCCGCCAGAATCATCGATACGTATTTGCGCGGCTTGATCGTCAGCATGCTGACCTGCGGTGCCGTCGCCATGCTGCTGTTTGTCTTTTTCGGCGGAGCCAACGGCGTCTCTCATCTGGCGTTTTTCTTGTGGGGCCTGGCCTTTGGTCCGCTCGTCACGATGTATCAAACCGCCGTGAGCAAACAGGTTGCGCATGCCAAAGCCGTGGCAACTTCCGTGCAATCCAGTGTCTTTAACCTGTCCATCATGATGGCGACCTGGATAGGTGGCTTGATCCTGGTTCACCTGCCGCAAGTTGGCGTCAGCGGGATCGTCTATCTGTCCATTATCTGCTTCGTGCCCGCCATGATTATCGCCTTCCTGGCAAGGCGCACCCTGGCCTCGTGA
- a CDS encoding amidohydrolase family protein, whose product MKKFINANIYRNTEASEILVENGAIRAIGRGLPKADEEIDLKGRLVVPPYVDAHLHLDYVYTGRNEGAENDTGTLFEGIARWHDVKKHQTFEDAKARALKGIEEEVSKGVQFIRTHIDVDDPKLTGLKAMLELREQLKDKVTIQIVAFPQEGMYAYKGGDEMVEEALKMGADCVGSIPHFEWAREIGEKSIHKTVELAIKYDKLIDVHCDETDDVMSRFVELLNALAMSEGIGSRTAASHTCSFGSADNAYAFRMMGLFQKSGLNFISLPTENAYLQGRQDSYPKRRGLTRVKELWESGVNVCFGQDSINDPWYPAGNGNLMNILDNGIHLAQTMSFQQLDTCIDLITYNGAKTLNIEEQYGLEVGKPANFLVLDADSPFEAVRQRADVLASIRNGEYLFKKPDPSYDIALDLLRPTR is encoded by the coding sequence ATGAAAAAATTTATCAATGCGAACATCTATCGGAATACCGAGGCAAGTGAGATCCTTGTTGAGAACGGGGCCATTCGTGCAATAGGTCGAGGCCTGCCCAAGGCGGACGAGGAAATCGACTTGAAGGGACGCCTGGTAGTGCCGCCCTATGTGGATGCCCACCTTCATCTGGACTATGTCTACACCGGTCGTAATGAAGGGGCGGAGAACGACACCGGCACCTTGTTCGAGGGGATCGCCCGTTGGCACGATGTGAAGAAGCACCAAACTTTCGAAGATGCCAAAGCGCGCGCGTTAAAGGGGATCGAAGAAGAGGTTTCCAAGGGGGTCCAATTCATACGCACCCACATCGACGTGGACGATCCGAAGCTTACAGGTCTGAAGGCCATGCTGGAGTTGCGCGAGCAGCTGAAGGACAAGGTCACCATCCAGATCGTTGCTTTCCCACAGGAAGGCATGTACGCCTATAAGGGCGGTGACGAGATGGTGGAAGAGGCATTGAAGATGGGTGCCGACTGCGTGGGCAGTATCCCGCATTTCGAGTGGGCTCGCGAGATCGGCGAAAAATCCATCCACAAAACTGTGGAGCTGGCCATCAAGTACGACAAGCTCATTGATGTGCATTGCGACGAAACCGATGATGTCATGAGCCGTTTTGTCGAGCTGCTGAACGCGCTGGCCATGTCTGAAGGGATAGGCTCCCGCACCGCTGCCAGCCATACTTGCTCCTTCGGCTCAGCCGATAATGCCTATGCTTTCCGCATGATGGGCTTGTTTCAAAAATCGGGCCTGAACTTCATTTCATTGCCCACCGAGAACGCTTACCTGCAAGGCCGACAGGACAGCTATCCGAAGCGCCGCGGTCTGACTCGCGTAAAGGAACTGTGGGAGAGCGGTGTGAACGTATGCTTCGGCCAGGATTCGATTAACGATCCCTGGTACCCGGCGGGCAATGGCAACCTTATGAATATTCTCGATAACGGCATCCATCTGGCTCAGACCATGTCGTTCCAGCAACTGGACACTTGCATCGATTTAATCACCTACAACGGCGCCAAAACCTTGAACATCGAAGAGCAATACGGCCTGGAAGTGGGCAAGCCAGCCAACTTCCTGGTGCTGGACGCGGACAGCCCGTTCGAGGCGGTGCGCCAGCGAGCCGATGTGCTGGCGTCCATACGCAACGGCGAGTACTTGTTCAAGAAGCCCGACCCGAGCTATGACATAGCACTGGATTTGCTGCGCCCAACCAGATAG
- a CDS encoding IlvD/Edd family dehydratase, translating into MDSNTSKPMRFRSRDWFDNPDHLDMTALYLERFMNYGTTPEELRSGKPIIGIAQTGSDLSPCNRVHLDLVRRVRDGIRDAGGIPMEFPTHPIFENCKRPTAALDRNLTYLSLVEVLYGYPIDAVVLTTGCDKTTPAALMAAATVDIPAIVLSGGPMLDGWHDGKLVGSGTVIWQSRRKLAAGEIDEEEFLEAALASAPSVGHCNTMGTASSMNSMAEALGMSLTGSAMIPAPYRERPQSAFQTGKRIVVMAYEDLRPSKIMTRSAFLNAIKVNAALGGSTNVQPHLTAIARHVGVELLSNDWQDHGHDIPLLANVQPAGAYLSERFHRAGGVPAIMWELLQAGKLDGDCLTVTGRTMAENLAGRESHDREVIKPFAQPMKTEAGFMVLSGNLFDFAIMKTSVISDAFKARYLSRLGDENAFEGRAVVFEGSEDYHARINDPELEIDEDSILVIRGAGPVGWPGSAEVVNMQPPDALLKRGINSLPTIGDGRQSGTADSPSILHASPESAVGGGLGLLHTGDRIRVDIGKGTCNVMLSDEELAARRAKYVPVVRPDATPWQKIYRATVGQLSDGAVLEDAIEFKQIAKTLPRHNH; encoded by the coding sequence ATGGACAGCAACACATCAAAGCCCATGCGCTTTCGGTCCCGCGACTGGTTCGACAACCCAGATCACCTCGACATGACCGCGCTTTATCTTGAGCGCTTCATGAACTACGGCACCACCCCAGAAGAACTGCGCTCTGGCAAGCCTATTATCGGCATCGCCCAAACCGGCAGCGATCTCTCCCCCTGCAATCGTGTTCATCTGGATCTGGTCAGACGAGTGCGTGACGGCATCCGCGACGCTGGCGGCATCCCGATGGAGTTTCCTACCCATCCCATTTTTGAGAATTGCAAGCGCCCCACGGCAGCCCTCGATCGCAACCTCACTTACCTGAGTCTGGTCGAAGTGCTGTATGGCTATCCCATAGATGCCGTGGTCCTGACCACCGGCTGCGATAAAACCACGCCCGCTGCCCTGATGGCTGCCGCCACGGTCGACATCCCGGCCATCGTGTTGTCTGGGGGGCCCATGCTGGACGGCTGGCACGATGGCAAGCTGGTCGGATCGGGCACGGTTATCTGGCAATCGCGGCGCAAGCTTGCTGCCGGCGAGATCGACGAGGAAGAGTTCCTGGAAGCAGCGCTGGCGTCGGCACCATCGGTAGGGCACTGCAACACCATGGGAACGGCATCGTCCATGAATTCCATGGCCGAGGCCCTCGGCATGTCGCTGACAGGCAGCGCCATGATACCCGCGCCTTATCGCGAACGTCCTCAATCTGCCTTCCAGACGGGCAAGCGCATTGTCGTGATGGCCTATGAAGATTTGCGGCCCTCCAAGATCATGACGCGCAGCGCCTTCCTGAATGCCATTAAGGTCAATGCGGCGCTGGGTGGATCGACCAACGTGCAGCCGCATTTGACCGCCATTGCCCGACACGTAGGCGTCGAGTTGCTGTCGAACGATTGGCAGGATCATGGACACGACATTCCGTTGCTGGCCAACGTACAGCCGGCCGGGGCCTACCTGAGCGAGCGCTTTCATCGCGCCGGGGGCGTGCCGGCAATCATGTGGGAGCTTTTGCAGGCCGGCAAGCTGGACGGCGATTGCCTGACGGTAACCGGTCGAACCATGGCGGAAAACCTGGCAGGCCGAGAAAGCCATGATCGCGAGGTCATCAAGCCTTTCGCCCAGCCGATGAAGACAGAAGCGGGCTTCATGGTGCTTAGCGGTAATTTGTTTGACTTTGCCATCATGAAAACCAGCGTTATCTCGGACGCGTTCAAGGCCCGTTATTTGTCGCGCCTGGGCGACGAGAATGCCTTCGAGGGCAGAGCAGTGGTGTTCGAAGGCTCGGAAGACTACCACGCCCGCATTAACGATCCGGAACTCGAAATCGACGAGGACTCAATACTGGTCATCCGCGGGGCAGGCCCCGTGGGCTGGCCAGGGTCGGCCGAGGTCGTCAATATGCAGCCGCCCGATGCCTTGCTAAAACGGGGCATCAACAGTTTGCCCACCATAGGCGACGGCCGACAATCGGGCACTGCCGACAGCCCTTCCATCTTGCATGCCTCACCCGAAAGCGCGGTGGGCGGCGGCCTGGGGCTGTTGCACACCGGTGACCGTATCCGTGTCGATATCGGCAAGGGCACATGCAATGTCATGCTGTCTGATGAAGAGCTGGCTGCACGCCGGGCCAAGTATGTTCCCGTTGTCCGACCTGATGCCACTCCCTGGCAAAAGATTTATCGGGCAACAGTCGGACAGTTATCCGACGGTGCGGTATTGGAGGATGCCATCGAGTTCAAGCAAATCGCAAAAACGCTACCGCGACATAACCATTAG
- a CDS encoding transporter substrate-binding domain-containing protein yields the protein MSIKRFISRKIIPLGFVAACALMASSVTVQAQTVNELIDKGKIKIGVISGLPPFGSIDAKGAPVGYDIDVANLVGKYMGLPVEIVPLTPPARIPALESGKVDFLVATLAPTPERAKAVMFTMPYNGFELAIVGPTGSEYKTLADLDNKRVGVARGTTQDSALSRVASKSTELVRFEDDATVTQALLSNQIDAIAIPSVLAIEIAKTRGEGKIEMKFPFSVQPNSMTVRKGAFDLQRWLNNFIYYVKLNGELDAISQKWAGTPLPNLPVF from the coding sequence ATGAGCATTAAAAGATTTATTAGCCGCAAGATTATTCCTTTGGGCTTCGTTGCCGCCTGTGCGCTTATGGCAAGCTCCGTCACGGTTCAGGCTCAAACGGTCAACGAGCTGATCGACAAGGGCAAGATAAAAATCGGAGTGATCAGCGGCCTGCCTCCGTTTGGCAGTATCGACGCCAAAGGAGCGCCGGTAGGCTATGACATCGACGTTGCCAACCTGGTTGGCAAGTACATGGGCTTGCCGGTCGAAATCGTACCCTTGACGCCGCCAGCCCGTATCCCGGCACTGGAGTCAGGCAAGGTTGACTTCCTGGTTGCTACGCTGGCGCCGACGCCCGAACGAGCCAAGGCTGTCATGTTCACCATGCCTTATAACGGCTTCGAGCTGGCTATCGTCGGACCCACAGGTTCCGAATACAAGACGCTGGCTGATCTGGACAACAAGCGGGTGGGCGTCGCGCGCGGTACAACGCAAGACAGCGCCTTGAGTCGCGTGGCATCCAAGTCGACCGAACTGGTTCGCTTCGAAGACGACGCTACCGTAACGCAAGCCTTGTTAAGCAACCAGATCGACGCGATCGCCATTCCCAGCGTTTTGGCCATCGAAATTGCCAAGACGCGCGGTGAAGGCAAAATAGAGATGAAGTTCCCATTCTCTGTGCAACCGAACTCCATGACGGTGCGCAAAGGGGCTTTCGATCTTCAGCGCTGGCTTAACAACTTCATCTACTACGTGAAGCTGAACGGCGAGCTGGACGCGATTTCGCAAAAGTGGGCCGGCACGCCCTTGCCCAATTTGCCCGTGTTCTAA
- a CDS encoding amino acid ABC transporter permease: protein MPYEFQFAFIFEHMDKLLWGALLTIRLSALSMVCGLAVGIMGAIISIHGSRLARLAVTSYVETVRSTPFLVQLFIIFFGLPAAGVQINANWAALLAMTLNLGAYSTEIVRAGMMAIHPSQIEAAQALAMTKWQVIRHVVLTPAVEKVYPALASQFTLMMLASSLVSTISAEDLTSAASLLDAQTFRSFEIYLVVMGLYIGLALLFRFSFWGIGLLVFKRRRRLGVARAGGTA from the coding sequence ATGCCTTACGAATTTCAATTCGCGTTTATTTTCGAGCACATGGACAAGCTGCTGTGGGGAGCCCTGCTCACCATACGGCTAAGTGCCTTGTCCATGGTCTGCGGCCTGGCGGTCGGCATTATGGGTGCCATCATCAGCATCCATGGCTCGCGCCTGGCACGCCTTGCGGTCACCTCGTATGTGGAAACCGTAAGAAGTACACCGTTTCTGGTTCAGCTATTCATCATATTTTTTGGCTTGCCCGCGGCCGGCGTCCAGATCAATGCGAACTGGGCTGCGCTGCTGGCGATGACGCTTAATCTGGGCGCATACTCCACCGAGATCGTGCGCGCCGGCATGATGGCCATCCATCCTTCGCAGATCGAAGCTGCACAAGCTTTGGCGATGACGAAGTGGCAGGTGATCCGCCATGTTGTGTTGACGCCTGCCGTAGAGAAAGTGTATCCGGCTCTGGCAAGTCAATTCACCCTCATGATGCTCGCGTCCAGCCTGGTGTCGACCATTTCCGCGGAAGATCTTACGTCGGCTGCCAGCTTGCTGGACGCCCAGACCTTTCGCAGTTTCGAGATCTATTTGGTCGTGATGGGCTTGTATATCGGGTTGGCGCTGTTGTTCCGCTTCAGCTTCTGGGGCATAGGCCTGCTTGTGTTCAAACGCCGGCGTCGCTTGGGCGTGGCAAGGGCAGGGGGTACGGCATGA
- a CDS encoding amino acid ABC transporter permease, with protein MIAEFSWDQFQFIVEAGRWTLLLSALAFVFGGLAGFVVALLRTSNTRALRFVAAIYIQIIQGTPVLIILFLAFYGLAIFGYEMPPMVAATVAMTIYSAAYLGDIWRGSIEAVAVPQWEASTALAMNRWQQLRYVILPQAVRISLPPTVGFLVQLIKNTSIASIIGLVELTLAGKLVSNATFQPFIVFPVVAALYFVMCYPLSRFGFFLERKLHAHR; from the coding sequence ATGATCGCAGAATTTTCCTGGGACCAGTTTCAGTTTATTGTAGAGGCAGGTCGCTGGACCTTGCTGCTATCGGCGCTGGCATTTGTGTTTGGTGGGCTGGCCGGTTTTGTCGTGGCACTTTTGCGCACCTCCAATACGCGGGCGCTGCGCTTCGTGGCGGCAATCTATATTCAAATCATCCAGGGCACCCCAGTACTGATCATCTTGTTCCTGGCGTTCTATGGGCTGGCAATTTTCGGCTACGAGATGCCACCGATGGTGGCGGCAACTGTCGCGATGACGATTTATTCGGCAGCCTATTTGGGCGACATCTGGCGGGGCTCGATTGAAGCCGTGGCCGTGCCGCAATGGGAGGCCTCGACAGCGCTGGCAATGAACCGCTGGCAGCAATTGCGCTACGTGATCCTGCCCCAAGCCGTCCGCATTTCGCTGCCCCCCACCGTGGGCTTCCTGGTGCAGCTTATCAAGAACACCTCCATAGCCTCCATTATTGGCCTGGTGGAACTGACCCTGGCAGGCAAGCTGGTCAGCAATGCGACTTTCCAGCCCTTCATTGTTTTCCCGGTTGTTGCGGCACTTTATTTTGTGATGTGCTACCCGTTGTCGCGTTTTGGTTTTTTCTTGGAAAGGAAACTGCATGCCCATCGTTGA
- a CDS encoding amino acid ABC transporter ATP-binding protein: MPIVEIDNITKKFGDVQVLNGISLSVERGQVIAIIGRSGSGKSTMLRCINGLEMINSGSIKVAGHTLTANGSGLIELRKDVGMVFQSYNLFPHLTVEENVMLSPRIVKKVPTEKARETAIKVLTQVGLDHRRDAYPEQLSGGQQQRVAIARSLAMEPQVMLFDEVTSALDPELTQEVLVVMEELARAGMTMLLVTHEMEFARNMADITVFMHEGKIWEAAPSEAFFASPQTPEARQFIGAGKSSRAG; the protein is encoded by the coding sequence ATGCCCATCGTTGAGATAGATAACATCACCAAGAAATTTGGCGACGTCCAGGTGCTGAACGGGATTTCCTTGTCGGTGGAACGCGGACAGGTCATTGCCATCATAGGGCGCAGCGGCTCTGGCAAGAGCACCATGTTGCGTTGTATCAATGGCCTGGAGATGATCAATAGCGGCAGCATCAAGGTGGCCGGCCATACGCTTACGGCCAACGGTTCTGGTCTGATAGAACTGCGCAAGGACGTCGGCATGGTGTTCCAAAGCTATAACCTGTTTCCTCACTTGACGGTTGAAGAAAACGTCATGCTTTCGCCGCGCATCGTCAAGAAGGTTCCCACTGAAAAGGCCCGCGAAACCGCCATCAAGGTGCTGACCCAGGTGGGCCTGGATCACCGACGAGACGCTTATCCCGAACAGCTGTCGGGGGGCCAGCAGCAGCGCGTGGCTATTGCCAGATCGCTCGCCATGGAGCCACAGGTCATGCTGTTTGACGAAGTCACCTCCGCCCTGGATCCCGAGCTGACGCAGGAAGTGCTGGTTGTCATGGAAGAGCTCGCGCGAGCCGGCATGACCATGCTGCTGGTCACTCACGAGATGGAATTCGCGCGCAACATGGCCGACATCACGGTGTTCATGCACGAAGGTAAAATATGGGAGGCAGCACCTTCAGAAGCATTCTTTGCCAGCCCCCAAACGCCCGAGGCACGACAGTTCATTGGTGCTGGAAAATCAAGCCGGGCGGGTTAA
- a CDS encoding MBL fold metallo-hydrolase: MPIAICSTCGTSYPDTPQPPKHCVICEEERQYVPASGQSWTEPDALASGHANSWRLLEPGLFSIHTQPGFAIGQRALLVRTPAGNVLWDCLTLLDEATTAIIEALGGLSAIAISHPHYYTCMQDWAQAFDCPIYLHAADQEWVMRPDPHIRFWEGETHGLAGGLTLIRLGGHFPGGTVLHWPSGANHGGALLSGDIVGVAADTARVSFLWSYPNMMPLSGNTVARIALTLESWKFERIYGAFPGRETLQDGNQVVQRSARRYIELLQNDQA; the protein is encoded by the coding sequence ATGCCGATCGCTATTTGCAGTACTTGCGGAACTTCCTACCCCGATACCCCGCAGCCGCCCAAGCATTGTGTTATTTGCGAAGAAGAACGTCAGTACGTACCCGCCAGCGGGCAATCCTGGACCGAGCCCGATGCCCTGGCAAGTGGACACGCCAACTCTTGGCGCCTGCTCGAGCCCGGCCTGTTTTCCATTCATACCCAGCCGGGCTTTGCCATCGGCCAGCGCGCGCTGCTTGTGCGTACACCCGCAGGTAACGTGCTGTGGGATTGCCTGACGCTGCTGGACGAGGCCACCACCGCCATCATCGAGGCGCTGGGTGGGCTGAGCGCCATTGCGATTTCACATCCGCATTACTACACCTGCATGCAGGACTGGGCCCAGGCGTTCGATTGCCCCATCTATCTGCATGCGGCCGACCAAGAGTGGGTCATGCGGCCCGACCCGCACATCCGCTTTTGGGAAGGCGAGACCCACGGGTTGGCCGGCGGCCTGACCTTGATCCGGCTGGGCGGGCACTTTCCGGGCGGTACCGTGCTTCATTGGCCCAGTGGCGCAAATCACGGCGGAGCCTTACTTAGCGGAGATATCGTCGGTGTTGCGGCAGACACTGCACGCGTGTCATTTCTTTGGAGCTATCCCAACATGATGCCCTTGTCGGGCAACACCGTAGCTCGCATTGCGCTAACTTTGGAATCATGGAAGTTTGAGCGCATCTACGGCGCTTTCCCAGGCAGGGAGACTCTACAGGACGGCAACCAAGTGGTTCAGCGTTCGGCAAGGCGTTATATTGAACTGCTGCAGAACGACCAGGCCTGA
- a CDS encoding amino acid permease has protein sequence MNRIADALAHMGLWLAGGLVMLIGAMCYAELGSTYPDSGGESNFLVRAWGAPVGLTVSGSTAAVSPVAAWQGRCW, from the coding sequence GTGAACCGGATCGCTGACGCGCTTGCCCATATGGGCTTGTGGTTGGCCGGCGGCCTGGTCATGCTGATAGGTGCCATGTGCTACGCGGAACTTGGCAGCACCTATCCCGATTCGGGGGGCGAATCTAACTTTCTGGTCAGGGCTTGGGGTGCACCGGTCGGCCTGACGGTCTCGGGCTCCACCGCTGCGGTGTCCCCTGTAGCGGCATGGCAGGGTCGGTGCTGGTGA